ATTACATCTTCTAAAAAGAGAATTAGAGATTAAGAAGTTTGAGTTAATGGAAAAGCTTCTTTATAGTTCTTTAGAGAAAATTTTCATTGAAAATAGAATATACCGCGACATTGAAGAATGTGAAACTTTTGAAGCGGTGATTGACTCCATCGACCAAGGATTAGAGCCTTACAAAAAAGATTTTTACAGAGAGATAGGTAGAGAAGATATTCTGAGATTGACCGAAATCAGAATTAAAAGAATATCAAAGTTTGATGCTTTTAAGGCAGATGAGCTTATGACTAGGTTACTTGAAAGCCTTAAAGAGGTTAATCACCACCTAGACAACCTTACAGACTACGCCATTGACTTCTTCAATAACCTGATCAAAAAGTATGGTGAGGGTAGAGAACGAAGAACAGAACTTTTGGAATTTCAAGAGGTGAAAGCCACTGTGGTAGCGGCAAACAATCAAAAGCTTTATGTAGACCGTCAAAACGGCTTCATAGGTTATGGCATTAAGAAAGAGGAGTTTTTAATGGACTGCTCCGACATTGACGACATCATTGCTTTTAAAAGAGACGGAACATATAGCATCTCTAAAGTTTCAGATAAAAACTTTGTAGGTAAAGACATTATCCATTGCTCTGTTTGGAGGAAAAACGACGAGCGTAGAATTTACAATGCCATTTATCTAGATGCTAAGTCGGGTAAAACTTATGCGAAACGTTTCAATATAACAAGCATTACAAGAGACAAGGAATATAATGTAACCAAAGGAGCTCCAAAATCTAAAGTGCTATACTTTAGTGATAATGAAAATGGAGAAGCCGAAATAGTTACTGTTAGTCTTACAGCCTCTAGTACAGCAAAGAAAAAACAGTTTGATTACAACTTTGCTGATTTACTTATCAAAGGCCGCTCTTCTATGGGGAACATGGTCACCAAGTATCCTGTAAGAAAAGTAGCTCTTAAGTCTGCCGGTAAATCGACACTTGGTGGGGTTGATATTTGGTACACACCAAATCTAGGTCGTTTAAACAGAGACGAGCACGGTGATTACATTGGAAACTTTGAGGCAGAAGATAAGGTATTGGTACTTTATAAAACTGGCGAGTATGAACTGACCAATTTTGAGCTAACCAATCACTATGACGCTCGCTCTGTCATGCTGATAACAAAACTGGAAGAAGAAGGTATAATATCCGCCATTTACTACGATGGAGAAAGCCGAATTTATTACATCAAAAGGTTCCAAATAGAAACCACCACTATGGATAAGAAGTTTGCCTTCTTAACCGAACATAACAGAACTGAGCTTCTAGGAATATCTTATGATGACTTGCCAAGAGCAGAGTTAAAAGTCAAAAAAGACCGTAAGTCAAACATAGAAAAAATAGAATTCAAGCTAGAAGAACTGGTAGGCGTAAAAGGCTGGAAAGCTATTGGAAACAAGCTTCCATTTATGAAAATAAGTGAAGTAAAAATGCTAGAACCGGAAATCATTGAGAAAGAAGAGCCTGAAGAAAACGAGGACGATAACGATGACAACAATAGCTCTGAAAGCGGTAAGGCACCAAGTGTAGAAAACACTGC
This sequence is a window from Arcticibacterium luteifluviistationis. Protein-coding genes within it:
- a CDS encoding DNA gyrase/topoisomerase IV subunit A, encoding MSDKNQAYDPTQQDEVLDDMFEDYFLEYASYVILERAVPASEDGLKPVQRRLMHALKEMDDGRFNKVANVIGATMQFHPHGDASIGDAMVTIGQKELLLDIQGNWGDVRTGDSAAAPRYIEVRLSKFANEVLFNEDTTEWQMSYDGRKREPVTLPAKFPLLLEMGVEGIAVGLSTKLMPHNFIEICEASIKHLKGQKFAIYPDFLTGGILDVSAYNDGARGGKIKARARISEVDKKTLKISEIPYGTTTGGLIDSIIKANERGKIKVKKVEDNTARDVEIIIHLGTNTSPDITIDALYAFTSCEVSISPNAVVVRDDKPHFVSVSDILRDSTDQTLHLLKRELEIKKFELMEKLLYSSLEKIFIENRIYRDIEECETFEAVIDSIDQGLEPYKKDFYREIGREDILRLTEIRIKRISKFDAFKADELMTRLLESLKEVNHHLDNLTDYAIDFFNNLIKKYGEGRERRTELLEFQEVKATVVAANNQKLYVDRQNGFIGYGIKKEEFLMDCSDIDDIIAFKRDGTYSISKVSDKNFVGKDIIHCSVWRKNDERRIYNAIYLDAKSGKTYAKRFNITSITRDKEYNVTKGAPKSKVLYFSDNENGEAEIVTVSLTASSTAKKKQFDYNFADLLIKGRSSMGNMVTKYPVRKVALKSAGKSTLGGVDIWYTPNLGRLNRDEHGDYIGNFEAEDKVLVLYKTGEYELTNFELTNHYDARSVMLITKLEEEGIISAIYYDGESRIYYIKRFQIETTTMDKKFAFLTEHNRTELLGISYDDLPRAELKVKKDRKSNIEKIEFKLEELVGVKGWKAIGNKLPFMKISEVKMLEPEIIEKEEPEENEDDNDDNNSSESGKAPSVENTADNNSDESKEKPKPEETPKAEGPKPEQKKDKPKDPDSENQISLF